The sequence below is a genomic window from Sneathiella marina.
GAAGATCATTGGATTGACAAGGGACAACGACTGTATTTCCCATTTGCGTCCGCTGGACACAACGTCCATGGCAGCGCAGGCAATCTCGATATAAGCCGTACCGGGCAGCACTGGAATACCACCAACAACATGCTCATTTATAACCCAGAGATCTGAAGGATCATAAAGCGCCGTAAAACTAATGGCACCGTCCTCTCCTACTTCTTTGTACCCAAGGAGCGGATGTGCTTCCAGAGACTGATGCTCGATTTGATTGTAAGCGCGAGAGGCCATTCCCACATCTCGCCAGACCCCCCAGGATACAGCAATGCCATCCTCTCGTGAAGCGGCCAACGCCTCTAAATAACTGTTTGCTGCGACATAATCCACTTGCCCTGGAGGTGCTGTAATAACCGAAGTTGAAGAAAATACAGCAAAGAAATCCAGGGTCCCTTGAGGAAACAGATTAGCAAGATGTTCTCCTCCTACGACCTTTGCAGACATGACCTTGTGAGCATCTTCAACAGATTTTACCATCATCGGCGCGTCATCCATTGTCCCGGCCCCATGGAACAAACCGTCGACCCCCCCAAAATTGGCACGCACAGTGTCAATCGCTGCAGCAATTGCCGAAGAGTCCGAAACATCCGCGCTGACAAAAAGAACTTCACCACCCGCCGATTTTACGTCTTTCGCGATATTGATAGCTTCACTTACATTTGACTCAGGCTCACGTTTTAGAACCTTCGCCCAATCCTTACTGTCAGGCATCTCTTGCCGACTAATCAGTGCAATTCGCGCCTTTGCTGTATGACCGAGATATTTGGCCAGTTCAAGGCCAATGCCGCCAGTTCCGCCGGTAATTACGTATCTGCCGTTAATCTTCATCTTATCGGGAAGATCATTCATCGCAGGCACATTAAGACGGTTAAATTCTTGTTTGAAACGCTTCCGCCCTCTAAATGCTACGGCATCTTCAGCCGTTTCACCGTCATGCTCTTCTATTATGGCTTCCGCTACCCATGGGGCTTGTTCAGCCTCTTCGAAATCCAAGTACTGCGTAACAAGTGATGGAATTTCTCTGGGCGCAACCCTAACCGGACCCAGGAGTGTCCCCAATTCCGGATGCTGGACTTGCTCCCCAACCACAGAAAGCGCGTTTGTGCCTAAAAAACTCAAGCGAACCAGATCTTCCGGATCTTCCGCCTGCAGGGCACGACACAGTAAAAAGGCACTATCAAATACATGAGATTGTGGCGTTATCCCCTGAGTTCCCATCGGCCAGCAGTGAACAATATTACTGGGCATTTCCGGCAGTGCCTTCAACAGCGCTTCATAATCCTCAGCGCGTCCGGCAGCAATTTGAAAATTACACCCATCCTGAGAAAATCCGTCACCGGTACGCACGGTGAAGCATTTTTCCCGGCGCGCCCTTAGCTTCTGAATCAACGCTTCAGAAACCGCATCCTCTCCCACAAACAGGAGCCAGCTTGTATCACAATTAGGTTCAGCAGGTGGAATAGGTGCAAGGTTCCAGGATGGCGACAGAAACCAATTATCCGGATTGGCGATACGCTTCAGGTGAATTGCAGGCTCTGTTTCTTCAGCTTCTTTCGTATTAACTCCCGAACCCGGTTCAATCCAATGCCGATCTTTCGCGAAGGCATATGTTGGGAGTGAAACACGTTGCCCTTTGGCACCCGGTAGCTTGTCCCATTCGAGATTGCCGCCATTCGCCCATATGGACCCGGCCGCGTTTAAAGCCGTAACCATATCGTTTTCAGGTTCTTTTGGTGGCCTGCCAGAAGCAATAACGGCGACGGGTTTATGTTCTCCGTGACTCATTTCCGCAAGCGGCCCCAAAGTTTTACCAGGACCGACTTCAAGTAAAATTTGCCCGGGTTTCCTCAAAATTGTTTCCACGGCATCCGCAAAAAGAACAGTATGACGGAGGTGGCTTACCCAATAATCGACGGTGGAAAAATCATCCTCTTGCGACCAATCTCCGCGCAGGCTGGAAACAAATGGAATTTCCGGCTGTTTAAGGTTAATTTCTGAAATACCATCTCGAAAGTTTTCCAGCTGATTATCGAGAATACGGCTATGGGCGGCAACGTTGATCCGAATTCGGGTCGCTTCAAACTCTGTCCCCTTAAGCTGCATTTCCAAGGCATCAATTCTGTCGATTTCTCCGGAAACAACGCAAAGTCCTGGGGCATTTAGCGCCGCTATGTCTAGGGTATCCCCAATCAACTCTGAGACTTTAGTGAGCGGGGCGGGAATCATACTCATTGCGCCTGCCGCTGCTGCATCCATGACTTTTCCGCGCCAAACCACTATTTTCAATGCGTCAGCAACAGACATGACATTCGCAATGACGGCTCCGGCATACTCACCTGCACTATGGCCAAGAATGGCGGATGGAAACACACCCCACCCCTGCCACATCCTTGCGTAGGCATATTCTAGAATGAACAATGCGGGGATCGCATAACCCGACATTTCCAGTTTACCACGTGCACTTTCGTCATCGATGGTTTTTTCGAACATGACCGAGTAAAGATCCTTAGGTGCAATATCCGGCATATTTGCAAAGCATTCCTCGACCGCCTTTTTAAATTCGAGCGATGTTTCGAGGAGATCTGACCCTGCACCCGGGTATTGGGCACCGCCTCCTGGAAACATGAACACGATCTCGGCTTGTGAGCCTGTTGCTGACCCGGTAGCGATACGCGTTGGTGTTTCCTGCCACAATGCGGCACTAAGACCCGCTGTGTCTTTTGCAACTATGGTGCGTCGCTCGGAAAATTCACGGCGACCGTTGCGTAATGTATAGGCAGCATCAGCAAGCGAAGGCATATCCTCGGAGCCAACAAAATCCCGCCATTTATCTTGCAAGCCATCAAGCGCAATCATGTTTCGTGCGGAAAAGGGGAGAAGTCTCCAACATTCTTCCGTATCTACAGGCAAGCGCTCCGGCGCCTCCTCAACAATGGCATGGGCATTTGTCCCGCCAACACCGAGGGAATTTATACCTGCCCGTCTTGGTGTCTCACTTCGCTGCCATTCCTTGCTTTGGTCAACGACGTAAAAGGGACTGGACTGCAAATCAAACCGACTATTTGGCGTTCGGTAATGTAAGGATGCCGGAATTACATTATGTCGCATGGCTTCGACGACTTTTATAAGACTGGTTGTGCCTGCCGCCGTATCGAGATGCCCCACATTACTTTTAACAGAACCGATACCACAAAATCCTGTTCCACCCCCGCCATAGGCTTGCGCAAGACCAGCCAGTTCAATGGGGTCACCTACCGGTGTTCCCGTTCCATGTGCTTCGATATATCCAATAGTTTCTGCCGGGACCCCAGCGATGGCTAATGCTTCCGCCGCTGCTTCCGCCTGACCATCAACACTTGGTGCGAGATATCCAGCTTTTTGCGCACCGTCATTGTTGATAGCAGATCCAAGCAGGACGGCGCGGATATCATCACCATCAGCTATGGCATCTTCCAGTCGGCGCAAGACAACCAGGGCAGCGCCGGAGCCAAAAACAGTCCCTTGACTATCATCATCAAAGGGTCGGCAAAGTCCGTCCGGCGACTGGACTTCCCCCTCTTCAAAGATATAGCCATGACGGTGCGGTAATTCGACTGTAACACCGCCGGCGATGGCCATGTCACATTCCATTGACAGCAAGCTGGCTGCCGCCTGATGCACGGCGACAAGTGACGTGGAACAAGCAGTTTGAACTGCTACTGAAGGGCCCTGTAAATTCAACAGATAGGAAAGCCTGGTGGTTAGGAAATCCTTGTCATTCCCGGTATGCCGAAGAAGAAACATACCGATTTCTTCAACCAAATCCGGGTTAGTGAGAATATTAAGCGGCAAATAAGCCTGCATACCGGATCCGGCAAAAACGCCAATGCTACCGTCAAATTGTTCCGGCATATGGCCTGCATCTTCCAGCGCTTCCCAGGCACATTCCAGAAAATGGCGATGCTGCGGGTCCAAAATGGAGGCTTCACGCGGAGAAAATCCAAAAAATCCAGCGTCAAAATTCTCCATATCTGTAAGAAAATTAGCTGCGCGAACATAGTTAGGGTTGGATAGATCTTTTGCTGGGACACCGTCTGCCCGCATTTCTGATTCCGTAAACCACCGGGTTCCCATTCGCTCACTAGCCAGCAATTTCCAGAATTGGGCAACATTACGCGCCGACGGAAACCGTCCGGCCATGCCGACAATTGCTATCTTCTCGGAAGATTGAATTCCTTCAAAATTATCTGTCATCTTGATCGCTAATTTCCATCAAAATCTGCGGCACCAAAGCTTCAGAAGGGGATTTTATATTATTAAAGAATGTCATGGCTGTGCAGATGTTCCCGCCCGACGACTCATTCTTGCTCGGCGTGCGGCTGCTCGTTGCGCTCCCCGCTCCGCGGCAGTTATTTTACCTTCTTCGTCACCCGTTCCGCCTACATGATCAGCTAATGTCTTTATTGTCGAATATCGGAACATATCGGTAATGGCTATTTCTTTGCCAAATTGTTCTTTCAAGCGCCGCTGCACCTGAATAACCAAAAGCGAATGCCCGCCAAGATCGAAGAAATTATCTGTAACGCCAACTTCTGACAAACCTAGTGCCTCACACCAGATTTTCGCGATCAGGTCTTCGGTATCATTTGTTTTCGTTTCCGCCGAAAGGGTCGACTGCGCCCGTGGTTGAGGAAGCGCTTTTCGGTCGATTTTCCCGTTCGGTGTTTGAGGTAATGCGTCCAATAAAACGACTTGGGACGGCGTCATAAATTCAGGAAGTACTTCTCTGACTCTCTTACGGATGTCAACCGGATCGCCTTTTTGGCCCGGCAGGATGGTCGCGAAGGCAACCAGCCGTTTATCACTTTCGCCGCTTTCGAATACCGTTACGGCAGCATCTTTTACTTCATCAAGCGATCCTAACGCCGCTTCAATCTCTCCGAGTTCTATCCGGTGCCCGCGAATTTTAACCTGATTATCCAGACGGCCATGAAATTCAAGACGTCCATCGGGCATGTACCGGACGAGATCGCCCGTCCGATATACCCGCCCCTCCTCCATTTCAAGAAACCGTTCAGCGTTCAGTTCAGGCCGTTCCCAATATCCATCAGCGACACCATCGCCACCGATCCAGAGTTCTCCTGCGACACCGCTGGGCAATGATTGACCATATTGATTGCGTACAGAATAAATCGTATTTGCGAGGGCATTTCCCAGAGGGATTGTGTCGCCAATCTTTTCCAGTTGAGCAACAGACGACCAAACCGCCGTTTCTGTCGTTCCATACATATTGAGGAGTGTCCCCTGAAGGCTTGCCTTCAAGTTACGAGCAAGATCAGGAGGAAATCCTTCCCCGCCGACCATCATTACGTCAAGCTTGCCTAGAGCGGTCCGCCCCGCCTCTTCCGCAACCAAAAAGGATGCCATCGAAGGTGTGCATTGAAAATGTGATATGTCATGCTCAACGATTTGCTCAGCGACAGAGGCCTGTCTCGCCACACCACCCTCAGCCAGCATATTGTTTTTCAGCTCGTTGATGTGAGTGAGGTGCTTTAAAACCAAGTCCGTATCAACACCAAAGTCAATCAGGCAACCAATCTCATCGACGCCCATTTTAGCAATATTTCGAACTAACTCCTGACAGCTTTCTGCAGTGCCAAATAACCCGCTTGTTTGGTAATATCTCTCGAAAGCATGATCGAGCAGCGCCTCCGTTTCCTCGTCGGTCAGCTCTTGTTTCTCAAACACTTCTTGAGGTGTAACACCCGTCGACTCAGCTTTTTGCTTGAAGGTGGGGGAACTCCAGGAAGCGCGCCGTAACAAGTCGACAGAACTTCTTAAATATTCCTTCATCGGATCGCGGACTATCTCTCGGACTTCATCTTCGTCCTCTCCGACAAAGGTATGCAGCATTAAGGTAACCTTGCCGTGACCCGGATGCCCCGCTTCTCGCCAGGCTACTCGATAGGCCCGAATTTTCTCGGCAACATCTTCAAACTTTTGCCCCAAAAGATGCGTCAGTACATAGCATCCCTTTGTCGCCGCTGCCGCAAAGGTTTCTGGGTTCCCGGCGGCAGTAAGCCAAAGCGGAATATCTCCATTTACCGGGCTTGGTAAAGTCGATGTCTCTACCATCTCTCCTTTATGATTGGGAAAGGGCAAGCTCTCGCCACGCCACAGGGCGCGCAATTTATCAATACCTTCCAGCATGATATCTTTACGGTCATCAAAATTATCCGGCTGTAAGACGAAATCATTGGGCTGCCAACCGCTGGCAATGGCAATTCCAGCACGACCATCTGAAATATTGTCTATCAGCGCCCAATCTTCGGCGACACGGATTGGATGATGCAGGGGCAATACGCAAGAGCCAGCCCGAATATGAACATTCTTCGTAATTCCGGCTACCGCTGCAGAACTTACTGCAGGATTTGGATAAAGCCCCCCGAATGCATGAAAATGCCGTTCCGGCGTCCACACGGCTTCAAAACCGTTTTCATCGGCGAACTTGGCCCCCTGCAATAACAATCGATAGGCATCGGGTCCCGTCCCGGAAACTTCGGAAGCAAAATAAAACAGGCTGAATCCCGGCACCGGCGTTGTTTCCGCACCGTCTGTTTGCAAGACGATTGTAAATCCCCGTGCCAGCGTCCAAAATATCTCGAGAACTGAAATATCAAAGGATACGGACGTTATTGCCAATAATCGGACGTCATCATCATGGGGAACGGCGAGATCTGTTCCGGCAAAGAAATTCACGATATTCCGATGCGTCAGCATAACGCCCTTAGGGATGCCGGTTGATCCTGAAGTATACATAAGATATGCAAGATCTGCAGACTCCCCGTCAGGTGCAGTGAATGCCCCGGCTTCTGCATCCGGGTAGATAATCTTCTGTGAATCCAAACGGAACTTCAATTCCGTTGCTGGACTGGCAATAATAAGCGGCGCGGCGCTGTCCTCGAGCATAAAAGCGACACGTTCGGCAGGATATGAAGGATCGAGAGGAAGATAAGCTGCCCCTGTTTTCAAAATTGCCAACATCGAGATAATTAGATCCGCAGATCGCTCCAGACATAATCCAATAACAGTCCCTCTCCCGGCTCCTCGCTGGGCGAGCGCTGAGGCCAACGCGTCTGTCCGTTTATCCAATTCGGTATAGGTTAAAATTTCTCCATCTGCCTCCAAGGCATTTTTTGTCGGCGTCTTCTGCGTTTGGGATTTTATGACGTCATGGATGCGCACGTCTTGTGGATAAGATATTCCGGTCAGCGCCATGCCTGATTGATCTTCAGCAGAATCCACCAAAGGTAAGTCCTTTAGAAGGGTTCCTGACTCACGCACGAAAGTATCTAAAAATAGGGAAAAATCCCGTCCTATTAATTCAAGAACTTCTGGTGTGTAATATCCACGTTGAGCAATAAGGCGCGGCTGGGAGCCCTTGGCAATGACCAGTTGTCGGTCTTTTAGGAGTTCTTCGTCACTGCCTTCATTCGAAGTAACGATTATGGACTTTGCAGCAAGCGCCGATTGTCGTCTTGATGGCTCATGTATACGAGCAATCAAGTCAGCACTGCATGGCCCATTTACTTCGCCTTCACCTTTTACCTGAATAAATTTATCGAGCGTCTCTTGAACGGTCCAATTATGATCAACGAGAAAGCTTATCAATTGACTATCTGCAACCAATGGATGGTAATCCCGGCTCGTATCCACCGCACAAGAAACTTTTTCAGTTCCTGTCAAAAGGGAAAACCACGCCAATAACCCCGCACCGATTTGATCAACTGTCAATGCTTCCGCAAGAGGGAACGAAACACTATTTGCACCTTCTTGCTGGTCCCGATTTTCAGGAAATGGTGACAGGATCGGCTGGGCATCCAGCAAATGTTGCGACCAATAATCCTCTGCCAGTGCTACATTCTCCAACAAGTCGGTCTGTAACGCCTCGATAGGTGGCAAGACATTACCGATATCCAGTCCCAATACATCCGGAGAAATGTCATTACCTGCCAAATTACGTAAACCGCTTATGATGACATCATGGTCGGCTGTGGCGATACGCAAATTTGTATCTTCCAGGGAAATAATTTGTCCAGGTACTCCTGACGCCGGGCTTTCCGTGATCTCAAGCTTGCCTGCTAAAGCCAGCGATACCCCTGTCCAGATTTTTGGAATTCCCAGTGGATTTGCATAAGCATCAAAATCCAATCCACGAACAAGTTGATCAAGCGCCTCGGCTGGTTTGGTAAAATCCAGCGTCCCAAGATTATCTGGGCGGCGTGCGCGATCATACCAGAAGCTTTCACCCGCCTGATCGATAGGCTGAACCGTTCCATTTTTTAATTCCTGAACAAGCTCTGCGAAAGATGCCAGACCTGCTTCATAGCATTTAGCATTCAAGGTCATCGAGGTTTCGTTTGCTGCTAATTCAACAGTTCGAGACTTAAGGATCCGTCCTTCATCTGCTGTCTCTTTCAACTCATGCCAGCTGATAGAATGCGCGGTTTCCCCTTGTATAATCGCCCAGGAGGTTACATTAACACCCGTATATTTGGGGAGCGGACCGTCGAAGAAATTTATGGCAAAATATTTTGCTTGTGTTGGAAGGTGGTGTGGAAAAATATCAAAGTTGACGATGCTAAAAAGATAATCGAACTCCAAACCTTCTAGATTTTCGTCATCCGGCGTATCAAAAAGAGCTAAATTTTCGGCTTTCGCCCAAGCACGAACACGCGGTTCCTGGCTGAGAATACCAGTTATTGTACCTCCAGCACGCCGAAATTCCTCCGCGCATTGAACAAGAAGGGTTCCTTCACCAATAAATAACCCGTTCATCGCAATAAATACCCTCTGCCTTAACCGCTAATTACCTAGACCACACTCCTAACGCGTAAACTATATGCTATCCCTTTAATAACCCTTAACGGGACCAATTAATCATACTATTTTATTCAAATTATTGATTAACATCAAATTAGTCTCGATTATTTCAATCATTGCCATGAATAGGCATGTAAAAAAACTACTTAATCTGAAAAAAAACGGCAAGCTTTCAATAGGCTGATGCAAAATCAGACAAATAATCTATTTCCGTACTTCAATAATTGCTCCCCGACCACATCAATCCTAATATCCTTGCATCTCTTCCACCGTAAACGGCTTTTCAGGAGATTTTCCAAGAATGGATTTCATGATATGATTCATGGTACTGGGATCGTTATCGAAACCTCCATGACTGGTACTGTTTGTTGTCTTTGTTTTTCCCTCTTCGGAGTAATAGAACGACAACCCTTTGGCTTTCAATCGTATGGAATATGCTTTCATGCCCAGTATTCTCTTTTCCGGGACACGCTCCAATGCTCTGGAAACCAAATACAAAAGCGATTTGCGATAAGCATAAACAACGTTGTCATCTAACTCGAGGTCTTCATCCAGATTATAAATATTCAGTTTGGGAAGTCGTGTTAACATCGCATTTGCGTTCCCCAACCGTGGCTTATATTTCTCGTTATAAAAATCTACAGTGCAGGCGGGCGCCATCAGAGAACAGCTTTTAACAATATCGGGTTGCTCAAGACGATCCAGCGCCGATAGAAAATGCCCCAGCAGGACAGCGCCAGTACTATGTCCTGCTAGGTGAATTTGTACTCCCGTATCCTTTAAAGCCGTGGCAAAGCTGCTGATTGTGTGGATACCATCGCCATTTTCAAATGGTAATCGCGCATCTCGTTTCATTTCATCCCATACTGGCGTTACGGGAGATCTAACCAAATCCTCAATGAGATTATCGGTCACGTCGGTAATCTGGTCCGAAATCCAGTCGACAAATCCTTTGGATTTATCATCGCTTGCACCAAAGGCCCGTTTAACGGCGTCTGTAACCTCCTTCACAAGGCCGGTATCATACATGATATGAAACGGATAAATGCCGTTGCGCTTAAATCCTTCTTTCAGCCCCGCAACGCGGTTTGCCGACGCCTTTGGATCATTCAGGCCGCCATGAGCATAAATCAATAAATGCTTATAGCCGCCATCTTCATCTTTTACACGTTTCGCCAAAAATTCAGCCGTTTCCTCGACATATTTCGCATTACTCCAATAAGTGCCTGTTTCTTCATATTTACCGTTATCAAAATGAACGAAATGGCCCAATATATCGTTCCGTCGCGGCGCAAGTTTTTGAGCTTCTGCTTCACTTACGAAAGCGGATTTCGCCCGGCGGCCGAAAATTTGGGGCGTTGGCAATGCCCTTCGAAACACCCAGCCATCGCTGATATTTTCTATCCAGTCGAGATATGGCCATACTGCAAATCCAGAAGACCCCCAACTCTTCCCCCATGAATTTTGGACTATGAACCCAGTGGCATTGTAACCAACAATTGCAAATGCATGCCCCCCCCGGACTTCCCCGCTCATTTCTATTTCCGCAAGTTTGCTGCGACTGCCCTTTAGACCGATCCAACCATCATGAACCCGGGCAGATACGAATATTGCCCCAGCTTCATTTATTGCAGCATGATAGTCCGCGATTTCCGGGCGAATCCGGTAATAGGCTCCCAAAGTATTATGTCTTGCCGCCTTCCCGCGTTTAACTGTCAAATCGTCAGGTTTGTGAACTATATAAGGCCAGTCCGCTTCCGAGCAGACCCCCATATTCTTCCAGCCGCGTATGGCACCGCGACAGCTTGATCCCTCATAATCTTCACCTGGCCATTTATCGTGCCGCTTTGCCATTTCATACAGCATGCGCCGACTGCTTTTAAAACTCTCCTGCCCATCTTGCGCATATAAAATGTCTATGACGGCGGCAAGCCCATGCCCCGTACAAGACCCCTCTGTTTTCTGATCGACAACATTGCCAAAATGTCGATTGTCAACTTCAGCCGCAAGTTGGACCAATGCAGGCTCATATATTCGGTCCCTTATATCCGGCATATCCCGACGCACATTCAAGACGCGCTCTTTACCCGCTACGGTGACAATATTGGTGATTTTCAACTTGGCCATGAGCATATCCTCCATGATATATTATCTTTATATCATGGACCGGCGCGCCGTGAAGAATAAAACAC
It includes:
- a CDS encoding type I polyketide synthase; translated protein: MTDNFEGIQSSEKIAIVGMAGRFPSARNVAQFWKLLASERMGTRWFTESEMRADGVPAKDLSNPNYVRAANFLTDMENFDAGFFGFSPREASILDPQHRHFLECAWEALEDAGHMPEQFDGSIGVFAGSGMQAYLPLNILTNPDLVEEIGMFLLRHTGNDKDFLTTRLSYLLNLQGPSVAVQTACSTSLVAVHQAAASLLSMECDMAIAGGVTVELPHRHGYIFEEGEVQSPDGLCRPFDDDSQGTVFGSGAALVVLRRLEDAIADGDDIRAVLLGSAINNDGAQKAGYLAPSVDGQAEAAAEALAIAGVPAETIGYIEAHGTGTPVGDPIELAGLAQAYGGGGTGFCGIGSVKSNVGHLDTAAGTTSLIKVVEAMRHNVIPASLHYRTPNSRFDLQSSPFYVVDQSKEWQRSETPRRAGINSLGVGGTNAHAIVEEAPERLPVDTEECWRLLPFSARNMIALDGLQDKWRDFVGSEDMPSLADAAYTLRNGRREFSERRTIVAKDTAGLSAALWQETPTRIATGSATGSQAEIVFMFPGGGAQYPGAGSDLLETSLEFKKAVEECFANMPDIAPKDLYSVMFEKTIDDESARGKLEMSGYAIPALFILEYAYARMWQGWGVFPSAILGHSAGEYAGAVIANVMSVADALKIVVWRGKVMDAAAAGAMSMIPAPLTKVSELIGDTLDIAALNAPGLCVVSGEIDRIDALEMQLKGTEFEATRIRINVAAHSRILDNQLENFRDGISEINLKQPEIPFVSSLRGDWSQEDDFSTVDYWVSHLRHTVLFADAVETILRKPGQILLEVGPGKTLGPLAEMSHGEHKPVAVIASGRPPKEPENDMVTALNAAGSIWANGGNLEWDKLPGAKGQRVSLPTYAFAKDRHWIEPGSGVNTKEAEETEPAIHLKRIANPDNWFLSPSWNLAPIPPAEPNCDTSWLLFVGEDAVSEALIQKLRARREKCFTVRTGDGFSQDGCNFQIAAGRAEDYEALLKALPEMPSNIVHCWPMGTQGITPQSHVFDSAFLLCRALQAEDPEDLVRLSFLGTNALSVVGEQVQHPELGTLLGPVRVAPREIPSLVTQYLDFEEAEQAPWVAEAIIEEHDGETAEDAVAFRGRKRFKQEFNRLNVPAMNDLPDKMKINGRYVITGGTGGIGLELAKYLGHTAKARIALISRQEMPDSKDWAKVLKREPESNVSEAINIAKDVKSAGGEVLFVSADVSDSSAIAAAIDTVRANFGGVDGLFHGAGTMDDAPMMVKSVEDAHKVMSAKVVGGEHLANLFPQGTLDFFAVFSSTSVITAPPGQVDYVAANSYLEALAASREDGIAVSWGVWRDVGMASRAYNQIEHQSLEAHPLLGYKEVGEDGAISFTALYDPSDLWVINEHVVGGIPVLPGTAYIEIACAAMDVVSSGRKWEIQSLSLVNPMIFPENLRARVVITLIPDDQGYELRIQSTLSAEAPLVEHCRAQIVIKRLNDRKIPRDLQRMSNLLRSESSGQDSQEDLIDFGPRWDNVGEIRIGDREIEADFALSETFLSDLDAYNAHPGLTDTAATIGLNLLPDVGSEGAFYAPMSVDRIRFLKPLPQRFVTRAKLVAETPGRFASFDVVFLDEQGAPLLILEGFALRRVEGDSFDWHNSPELLFDVMIAQGICARESNMIFSRMLNIPERQMVVSPTSMKDLVREMLKTVEPRRKKPQKSTEKSAAVGASYANPVEEKMASLWSDLLGVDQPVPEADFFDLGGHSLAAVRLFAKIRKEFLTDLPLATLFQSPTLRSLSDVVIDKGNIILDETETTVEKKESKSEQEWSPLVQIKEGSATVKPLYLVHGAGGNVLNFRSLSGYIDPKLPFYALRALGSDGGSDIHETIEDMAECYVSALLKQQPEGPYNLAGYSGGGVIAFEMAQQLQQKGFEIGNLIYFDSMAPDVDPQKMSIFEKIWMARHWSLSFALNWPVRKWRGRHAGRENTEIKRYLDSGETIPDELLGRRMTQAYLAAENRYSPNDYAGDILLFKGAEASVDFLRAGPDLGWGKWVSGNIEIQEFECDHFNMMIDPTIGEIGKILNELLVGK
- a CDS encoding MupA/Atu3671 family FMN-dependent luciferase-like monooxygenase, translated to MNGLFIGEGTLLVQCAEEFRRAGGTITGILSQEPRVRAWAKAENLALFDTPDDENLEGLEFDYLFSIVNFDIFPHHLPTQAKYFAINFFDGPLPKYTGVNVTSWAIIQGETAHSISWHELKETADEGRILKSRTVELAANETSMTLNAKCYEAGLASFAELVQELKNGTVQPIDQAGESFWYDRARRPDNLGTLDFTKPAEALDQLVRGLDFDAYANPLGIPKIWTGVSLALAGKLEITESPASGVPGQIISLEDTNLRIATADHDVIISGLRNLAGNDISPDVLGLDIGNVLPPIEALQTDLLENVALAEDYWSQHLLDAQPILSPFPENRDQQEGANSVSFPLAEALTVDQIGAGLLAWFSLLTGTEKVSCAVDTSRDYHPLVADSQLISFLVDHNWTVQETLDKFIQVKGEGEVNGPCSADLIARIHEPSRRQSALAAKSIIVTSNEGSDEELLKDRQLVIAKGSQPRLIAQRGYYTPEVLELIGRDFSLFLDTFVRESGTLLKDLPLVDSAEDQSGMALTGISYPQDVRIHDVIKSQTQKTPTKNALEADGEILTYTELDKRTDALASALAQRGAGRGTVIGLCLERSADLIISMLAILKTGAAYLPLDPSYPAERVAFMLEDSAAPLIIASPATELKFRLDSQKIIYPDAEAGAFTAPDGESADLAYLMYTSGSTGIPKGVMLTHRNIVNFFAGTDLAVPHDDDVRLLAITSVSFDISVLEIFWTLARGFTIVLQTDGAETTPVPGFSLFYFASEVSGTGPDAYRLLLQGAKFADENGFEAVWTPERHFHAFGGLYPNPAVSSAAVAGITKNVHIRAGSCVLPLHHPIRVAEDWALIDNISDGRAGIAIASGWQPNDFVLQPDNFDDRKDIMLEGIDKLRALWRGESLPFPNHKGEMVETSTLPSPVNGDIPLWLTAAGNPETFAAAATKGCYVLTHLLGQKFEDVAEKIRAYRVAWREAGHPGHGKVTLMLHTFVGEDEDEVREIVRDPMKEYLRSSVDLLRRASWSSPTFKQKAESTGVTPQEVFEKQELTDEETEALLDHAFERYYQTSGLFGTAESCQELVRNIAKMGVDEIGCLIDFGVDTDLVLKHLTHINELKNNMLAEGGVARQASVAEQIVEHDISHFQCTPSMASFLVAEEAGRTALGKLDVMMVGGEGFPPDLARNLKASLQGTLLNMYGTTETAVWSSVAQLEKIGDTIPLGNALANTIYSVRNQYGQSLPSGVAGELWIGGDGVADGYWERPELNAERFLEMEEGRVYRTGDLVRYMPDGRLEFHGRLDNQVKIRGHRIELGEIEAALGSLDEVKDAAVTVFESGESDKRLVAFATILPGQKGDPVDIRKRVREVLPEFMTPSQVVLLDALPQTPNGKIDRKALPQPRAQSTLSAETKTNDTEDLIAKIWCEALGLSEVGVTDNFFDLGGHSLLVIQVQRRLKEQFGKEIAITDMFRYSTIKTLADHVGGTGDEEGKITAAERGAQRAAARRARMSRRAGTSAQP
- a CDS encoding C1 family peptidase; translation: MAKLKITNIVTVAGKERVLNVRRDMPDIRDRIYEPALVQLAAEVDNRHFGNVVDQKTEGSCTGHGLAAVIDILYAQDGQESFKSSRRMLYEMAKRHDKWPGEDYEGSSCRGAIRGWKNMGVCSEADWPYIVHKPDDLTVKRGKAARHNTLGAYYRIRPEIADYHAAINEAGAIFVSARVHDGWIGLKGSRSKLAEIEMSGEVRGGHAFAIVGYNATGFIVQNSWGKSWGSSGFAVWPYLDWIENISDGWVFRRALPTPQIFGRRAKSAFVSEAEAQKLAPRRNDILGHFVHFDNGKYEETGTYWSNAKYVEETAEFLAKRVKDEDGGYKHLLIYAHGGLNDPKASANRVAGLKEGFKRNGIYPFHIMYDTGLVKEVTDAVKRAFGASDDKSKGFVDWISDQITDVTDNLIEDLVRSPVTPVWDEMKRDARLPFENGDGIHTISSFATALKDTGVQIHLAGHSTGAVLLGHFLSALDRLEQPDIVKSCSLMAPACTVDFYNEKYKPRLGNANAMLTRLPKLNIYNLDEDLELDDNVVYAYRKSLLYLVSRALERVPEKRILGMKAYSIRLKAKGLSFYYSEEGKTKTTNSTSHGGFDNDPSTMNHIMKSILGKSPEKPFTVEEMQGY